The Moraxella haemolytica genome window below encodes:
- a CDS encoding DEAD/DEAH box helicase: MQLRPYQEKCINDLFGWLTRHPTGNPIVEATVGAGKSVIIAELCRRVIAMSPTARIVMCVASRELCRQNLDKLLAVWADAPAGVCSASLGEKDLESQIIFATIGSIARHADKLGKVDIMLIDECHNVNSKNTGMYRTLFDDIKRFGNPSLCVIGFTGTPFRGDGIWLWQGEDPLFAGTACRITMDELLEQGYLAPLVVDKSDKPKIDTSAVKMAGGDFVVKDLAAAVNHEALTQAVMDDFYISAYQSRNKFLFYCVDKSHANRVLKALQAFSGLNAHMVIADTPKGVRDDILARYQLPKSNPDAINALVSIGTLTTGFDAPATDCIVLLRPTRSPVLYVQIAGRGMRIADGKRDCLWLDYTDTTDTLGAVNRIKGRNKTRGSKSGDKPFKYCDSCGNANEVHHTECSECGFVFPVVATPVHGTTASHTAPIAGLEPAEERWFEVLNVSYHKHQKKGKSPTLRVDYDIGEILMVSEWQCFEHTGYALQKACAWWSSVINDSVPFTVDDAIKMLNTKPHQIPHKILCTKDPSGRFWQVKQKAEFFERSPAPIGFNTVTDDDIPF, encoded by the coding sequence ATGCAACTACGACCCTACCAAGAAAAGTGCATCAATGACCTGTTTGGGTGGCTGACCCGCCACCCCACAGGCAATCCCATCGTAGAAGCCACCGTTGGGGCGGGTAAATCGGTCATCATCGCCGAGCTGTGCCGCCGAGTCATTGCGATGAGTCCCACCGCACGCATTGTCATGTGTGTGGCAAGTCGTGAGTTGTGTCGCCAAAATTTGGATAAACTTTTGGCGGTATGGGCGGACGCACCCGCTGGTGTGTGCAGTGCCTCACTTGGCGAAAAAGACTTAGAGAGCCAAATCATCTTTGCCACCATTGGCTCTATTGCCAGGCACGCCGACAAGCTCGGCAAGGTGGACATCATGCTCATTGACGAATGCCACAATGTCAATAGTAAAAATACAGGCATGTACCGCACGCTGTTTGATGATATCAAACGATTTGGCAATCCGTCATTATGCGTTATTGGATTCACAGGCACGCCTTTTCGTGGCGATGGCATTTGGCTATGGCAAGGCGAAGACCCTTTATTTGCAGGGACGGCTTGTCGTATCACGATGGATGAGCTGTTGGAGCAAGGGTATCTTGCTCCGTTGGTGGTGGATAAATCAGACAAGCCTAAGATTGACACTTCGGCAGTTAAGATGGCTGGTGGTGATTTTGTGGTCAAGGATTTGGCGGCAGCGGTGAATCACGAAGCATTAACACAAGCGGTCATGGATGATTTTTACATTTCTGCCTACCAAAGTCGCAACAAATTTTTATTTTATTGTGTGGATAAATCACACGCCAACAGAGTGTTAAAAGCCCTACAAGCATTTAGCGGGTTAAATGCTCATATGGTCATCGCTGACACACCAAAGGGGGTGCGTGATGATATTTTGGCTCGCTACCAACTACCAAAGTCCAATCCTGATGCCATCAATGCTTTGGTATCCATTGGCACACTGACCACGGGGTTTGATGCCCCTGCGACCGATTGTATTGTGCTGCTTCGTCCCACTCGTTCGCCTGTGCTTTATGTGCAGATTGCAGGGCGTGGCATGCGAATTGCCGATGGCAAGCGTGATTGTTTGTGGCTCGATTATACCGACACCACCGACACGCTGGGGGCGGTCAATCGCATCAAGGGTCGCAATAAAACTCGTGGCAGTAAATCAGGCGATAAGCCCTTTAAATACTGCGACAGCTGTGGCAATGCTAATGAGGTACACCACACCGAATGTAGCGAGTGCGGTTTTGTCTTTCCTGTCGTTGCCACGCCTGTGCATGGCACGACAGCAAGCCATACCGCACCGATTGCAGGCTTAGAGCCAGCAGAGGAGCGATGGTTTGAAGTGCTAAATGTCAGCTACCACAAGCACCAAAAGAAAGGTAAATCGCCGACTTTGCGAGTAGATTACGACATCGGCGAAATACTGATGGTGTCAGAATGGCAATGCTTTGAACATACAGGCTACGCGCTACAAAAGGCGTGTGCATGGTGGTCGTCCGTCATCAATGACAGTGTACCATTTACTGTGGATGATGCAATTAAGATGCTAAATACCAAACCACATCAGATTCCACATAAGATACTATGCACTAAAGACCCCAGTGGGCGATTTTGGCAAGTCAAACAAAAGGCAGAATTCTTTGAAAGATCGCCAGCACCAATCGGTTTTAATACTGTAACAGATGATGACATTCCATTTTAG
- a CDS encoding Bro-N domain-containing protein, giving the protein MNNQIINFTFEAQTVRTATNPQGEIYFCLPDVANVLEIQNSRDIVAKQLDKAGVEKIYISYESGKKQVTFINEPNLYRVIFRSNKAEAVKFQNWVFDEVLPSIRKTGSYQTPTPTQRTATPAELQAIKTRVHFISGNFHFKEGASAEIYNRLRVEFNLANIADIQPHQLDKAHQILDEIDRHAKAYAQFRYELDKQAQGYIIRQGRPYTPHIKAKLTKLGATIGHAPDWQALQAQLA; this is encoded by the coding sequence ATGAACAATCAAATCATCAACTTCACTTTTGAAGCCCAAACCGTCCGCACCGCCACCAACCCACAAGGCGAAATTTATTTTTGCTTGCCTGATGTGGCAAATGTCTTGGAAATCCAAAATAGCCGTGATATTGTTGCAAAACAATTAGATAAAGCTGGTGTAGAAAAAATCTACATCAGCTATGAAAGTGGTAAAAAGCAAGTAACATTCATCAACGAACCCAACCTATACCGAGTGATTTTCCGTAGCAACAAGGCGGAGGCGGTAAAATTCCAAAATTGGGTCTTTGATGAAGTTTTGCCAAGCATTCGCAAAACAGGCTCATATCAAACCCCCACCCCCACCCAACGCACTGCTACCCCTGCCGAGCTACAAGCCATCAAAACAAGGGTGCATTTTATCAGTGGTAATTTTCACTTTAAAGAGGGAGCATCTGCCGAGATTTACAACCGCCTACGGGTGGAATTTAACTTGGCAAACATCGCCGACATACAGCCCCACCAGCTTGACAAGGCTCATCAGATTTTGGACGAGATTGACCGCCACGCCAAAGCCTATGCCCAGTTTCGCTATGAGCTTGACAAACAGGCACAGGGGTATATTATCCGTCAAGGCAGACCCTACACCCCGCACATCAAAGCAAAACTGACCAAACTGGGTGCAACCATCGGACACGCCCCAGACTGGCAGGCATTACAGGCACAGCTCGCCTAA
- a CDS encoding Arc family DNA-binding protein — translation MRELNPTGVRLDSKLKAKLQQSAKDNKRSLNSEIVARLNASYDDEIGKKLDEILRVALAFNDRS, via the coding sequence ATGCGTGAACTTAATCCAACAGGCGTACGCCTAGATAGTAAACTTAAAGCCAAATTGCAACAATCCGCCAAAGACAACAAAAGAAGTCTCAATAGCGAGATTGTCGCAAGGCTTAACGCAAGTTATGATGATGAGATTGGCAAAAAATTAGATGAGATTTTACGGGTTGCTCTTGCGTTCAATGACCGCTCTTAG
- a CDS encoding siphovirus Gp157 family protein, protein MNLYEIDTTLAVRMIELGEMLDNGETPSQEFIDECLDLQDDLENKLVNCGKFIKNAQVDIDGLDGEIKRLTAKKQSLQKHTDLIKANMLSAMLTHNLDKIADPIMPIRVQTNGKASVLVDDVQSLPADFQLVKIEPNKTALEQAIKAGATIDGVRVEKGKHLRIG, encoded by the coding sequence ATGAATCTGTATGAAATCGACACCACACTTGCCGTGCGTATGATAGAGCTGGGCGAGATGCTCGATAACGGTGAAACGCCAAGCCAAGAATTCATCGATGAATGCCTAGACTTGCAAGATGATTTGGAAAACAAACTGGTTAATTGTGGCAAGTTCATCAAAAATGCCCAAGTGGACATTGATGGGCTTGATGGCGAAATCAAACGCCTAACCGCCAAAAAACAATCTCTGCAAAAACACACCGACCTCATCAAAGCAAACATGCTTAGCGCTATGCTCACGCACAATCTGGATAAAATTGCCGACCCCATCATGCCTATTCGCGTGCAAACGAACGGCAAGGCAAGCGTGCTTGTTGATGATGTGCAAAGTTTGCCAGCAGATTTTCAGCTGGTCAAAATCGAGCCGAACAAAACCGCCCTAGAACAAGCCATCAAAGCAGGTGCCACCATCGATGGCGTGCGTGTGGAGAAGGGCAAGCATCTAAGAATAGGATAA
- a CDS encoding Arc family DNA-binding protein, which produces MSRDIAPFGVRMPAELKECLTKQANENKRSLNAEIVARLEVTVQQDELHTGGFSHFTDEFLDLMVENTSLKAQNNELKAGLPPPSIIQRTATKDDLDRLYENLRAVIERKSNP; this is translated from the coding sequence ATGTCCAGAGATATTGCCCCTTTTGGGGTGCGAATGCCTGCTGAATTAAAAGAATGCCTAACCAAACAAGCCAATGAAAATAAACGCTCATTGAATGCCGAGATTGTGGCACGGCTTGAAGTAACTGTGCAACAAGATGAATTGCATACGGGTGGTTTTTCTCATTTTACAGATGAATTCTTGGATTTGATGGTGGAGAATACAAGCTTAAAGGCTCAAAATAACGAGCTTAAAGCAGGTTTGCCACCGCCATCAATAATCCAAAGAACCGCTACTAAAGATGACCTAGATAGGCTTTACGAGAACCTAAGAGCGGTCATTGAACGCAAGAGCAACCCGTAA